The Methanosarcinales archaeon genome contains the following window.
ATTAGCAGTCCTGTGGTGAATGGGATTTTTAATAGTCCTGCGTCTTCGATGGTTCGTATTCTGACTTGTGGCATTTTGCCAGGACTGCCATTGTGAGCATCAAGTGCGGCAGTGGTTTCCAGCATCAGGCCCATACTGGCGTTCAAAGGTTTTAGGATCTCAAGTTCTTCGTAAGTTAATATGCCGGGATTGCAATGGGGCAGCAGTCCGATATTAATCGCCATTCGACACAGGTCTGCCAGATATTCAATAGTGCTGTCATAACCGATCTGTCTGAGCCGGTTAAGATATCCTGTTTCAGTTTCAGGCTTTTCCCCGAAAGTAAAAAGAGCTTCGGTACAGCCACTCCCTGCACCCGCCAAAAGAATATCTTCCACATCCTCAGGGGATAAGATATAAGAATCCGGATGATCCGGGCTTCGTTTAAAACCACAATAGGCACAGCTATTATGGCACATGTTTGTAACAGGAATGAAAACATTCCTGGAAAATGTTATGATTCGCTTGGGGTGAAACATAGATATGAGTGAACTATTTGATGAAATTCTTACTAAATCTTTCGATCTGTTCTTTATTTCCGAGAATTGCCAGGGTTAATCCTTCAGTTAACCTCATATTGGGATCTATCTCAGACATGGTCTTATCCCCTTCTTGAATTCCTATTACTGTACAGCCTATAATGTTGCGCAGATCAAGTTCGGCAAGAGTCTTACCTATAATATGCGAGTAAGCGTTAATAGTATATTTTTTGATCTCAATACCTTCATACATTAATATTGTCTCATCTTTTATTGGAAGATCATGAGGTAATAATGCTATCCGGCCCAGCATCTGTCCAGAGACTATGGTCAATGATGCCACATAATCGGCACCAGCTTTATACATTTTATCAATTGATTGTATTTCATTAGCCCTTGCTAAAATTATTGCACCAGGATTTAATTTTCTGGTTAACAATATGCTAAAAATAATGTCTGAATCAGACTCTATTGTTGTAATAATAGTTGAAGCTGTTTCAACACCCGCTTTTTTAAGTGTAGATTCAGATGTAGCTTCACCGATTATGTAAAAAAATTCTTCATCCTGAAATACCTCTTTGTTATGGTCCACAACCACAAAAGAAACACCTGCAGTAATTAACCTCTTGACAATACTTCGCCCCACATCACCGTAACCCAGAATAATAATATGTTTTTCCAGAAAAACCTCAGTTTCATGCATTTTTATCACATTTTAATGTGTAAATCGTTTTAATCGTTTCAATTGTTCTTTATTTCCAACTGCCAGCAATATGGAGTTCCTTTTAATTACATCATAGGACTTTGGATTTAAGGATAATTCACCACTTTTCCATAGGCCTACGATGTTTGCACCTGTTAATTCCCGGATTCGGGACTCCATAAGGGTCTTCTTTAATAGTTGACTTCCAGGGTAAATTGGGAATTCTGCTATCTCAAGATCGTCCATGAAATGTGTACTGTTGGTAATCCTGTCAGTCAAGGGTGCTACAGCCTTTCGTCCTATAAATGAACCCAGCAAAGCCTTAGGAGATATTACCCTGTTAGCCCCGGCATACTTCAGGTAATCTATATTATTCTTGTTTTCTACAATTGCGATGATCTCTACCTGGGAAAATTCTCTTGCCGACAATACAATACTGGCATTTTTTTCATCACTTTTGTTAGCTATAAGCATTTTTGCTCTGTAAATACCTGCTGCCTCCTGGACATTTTCCTTGCTGGGGTCTCCAAAAATACATATTATCCCATCTTTTACCAGCTTTCTTATTTGGTGTTCATTATCATCAATCACAAGAAATGGCATGTTATGGTCTTCCAGTTCATGTACAAGGGATTCGACCATAGTATTGTAACCACAGATAATAATGTGATTTTCCTGTTTTTTTCGTACTTTTTCCGGCAATTCTCCTATGATTAAGGATTCTATCCATGGCATTACCACAAAGGGAAACAGCAGGGCAAATAACATTATGACTCCTGACAAACTCACTATGATCGTGAAT
Protein-coding sequences here:
- the cofG gene encoding 7,8-didemethyl-8-hydroxy-5-deazariboflavin synthase subunit CofG; protein product: MFHPKRIITFSRNVFIPVTNMCHNSCAYCGFKRSPDHPDSYILSPEDVEDILLAGAGSGCTEALFTFGEKPETETGYLNRLRQIGYDSTIEYLADLCRMAINIGLLPHCNPGILTYEELEILKPLNASMGLMLETTAALDAHNGSPGKMPQVRIRTIEDAGLLKIPFTTGLLIGIGETREDRIDSLNVINSLHHKYGHIQEVIIQNFTPKPGTKMADHSPPQIEDLIWTVDQAKNILSSDIAIQVPPNLVSPEILINHGATDLGGISPETIDHINPDHEWPSVAELKRMVGKRFELKERLPIYLLHIKKGWFSEEIRSLIQQFAGDDGYRKSK
- a CDS encoding potassium channel protein, whose product is MHETEVFLEKHIIILGYGDVGRSIVKRLITAGVSFVVVDHNKEVFQDEEFFYIIGEATSESTLKKAGVETASTIITTIESDSDIIFSILLTRKLNPGAIILARANEIQSIDKMYKAGADYVASLTIVSGQMLGRIALLPHDLPIKDETILMYEGIEIKKYTINAYSHIIGKTLAELDLRNIIGCTVIGIQEGDKTMSEIDPNMRLTEGLTLAILGNKEQIERFSKNFIK
- a CDS encoding potassium channel protein translates to MIEIKKHAWTIREYLVLLLILVISYDFIAIFIKETYEGEMISFIQSLYFVIMTMTTVGFGDIVFTSPIGQIFTIIVSLSGVIMLFALLFPFVVMPWIESLIIGELPEKVRKKQENHIIICGYNTMVESLVHELEDHNMPFLVIDDNEHQIRKLVKDGIICIFGDPSKENVQEAAGIYRAKMLIANKSDEKNASIVLSAREFSQVEIIAIVENKNNIDYLKYAGANRVISPKALLGSFIGRKAVAPLTDRITNSTHFMDDLEIAEFPIYPGSQLLKKTLMESRIRELTGANIVGLWKSGELSLNPKSYDVIKRNSILLAVGNKEQLKRLKRFTH